CGATCGGTTAACAGCCGATAGCTCTACCACTGAGCTACTGTGGAATAATTAAAATGGAGCGGGTGATGGGAATCGAACCCACAACATCAGCTTGGAAGGCTGAGGTTTTGCCATTAAACTACACCCGCATTACAACGATATGGGCGGTTGATGGGAATCGAACCCACGAATGTCGGAACCACAATCCGATGCGTTAACCACTTCGCCACAACCGCCGTAATAAGAAGTGGTTCAGGACGGAATCGAACCGCCGACACAAGGATTTTCAGTCCTTTGCTCTACCGACTGAGCTACTGAACCATAATAATGGCGGTCCCGACGGGAATCGAACCCGCGATCTCCTGCGTGACAGGCAGGCGTGTTAAACCGCTCCACTACGGGACCACTCAAAAATATTGCGGGAGGCGGATTTGAACCACCGACCTTCGGGTTATGAGCCCGACGAGCTACCGAACTGCTCCATCCCGCGACAATATTATTTAAAAGCAATTACTTAATTATATTATCACTTATCTAACAAGATGTCAATACAATTTTTATATTTTTTATCTCGCTAAGTACAAACAAAGATTGTTTAACAACTTAACGACTTAGTCAGTATATATTTAATTTATTAAAAGGTCAACTCCCCTATCACAAGAATTTTGTGGAATAAAACACCTTTACAGTATTTATTGAATTATTGTATCTAATTAGACTATAAAATATCAGTATTTATTTACTAAAGTCTAAAATGTTACTTTGTTTTATCATATATATTCAACTACTTGAAAATTACATTAACGTAATTTAACTCAACTAACGATAATACTTTCAAAATTCTAATAGACATAACATCTACTCGGGGCTGAGACATAGTGCTAGGTTCCTTCCTTTTGAATATAGATATAAGTTTAGTGGCAGTAGGTGTCTGAAGTGAAAATACGTTTTTAAAAACTTTTTTCACTCCTAGTCACCCTTGCCGGGGTGGGACGACGAAATCTTTTATAGTAATAAAGATTTCTGTCCCACTCCCTTTTAACTAATATAGAATTCTAGAATCCCTCCCTAACATCAAGACCACATTGATATGTGATGTTAGCGAGGGATTGCTCATAATATCATTTTTTAAACTTTTATAAATTGTCCAACCTGAATTTTATATTTTTCTTCGTTATATGCATTGTTTACATCATCCGTGATTAATACATCTATTGATGATATTGGACAAATATTGTGTAATGAAACCTTATCAAATTTTGAACTATCAGCTAAAAGGAAAATTTCTTTAGATTGTTCAACCATTATCCTTTTAGCTGGTGAAAGCTCTTCACTATAATGTGTAATTCCTTTTTCAAAATGTAGTGCAGGTGTTGCAAGAAACAATTTTGTTGGATTTAGGTCAGCCAATGTGCGATCTGTAATATGCCCATTTAAAATATAATTATCTTTATATAAAATTCCACCTGTAACAATAATTTTGTTTTGCGAAGAATTTAAGATTGAGGCAATATGAATATCATTCGTTATAATCGTTAGATTTTGTTTATTGATTAAATGCTTAGCGAATTGTAACGTGGTTGAACCTGAATCGATGATAATAGTATCACCTTCATTTACGAATGTTGCTGCTTTTTTACCAATATTTCTTTTTTCAGTGAAATGCGTTGATTCTCTTTCATGAAAATTAAGTTCATCTTTTACTTCATCATGCTGAAGAACGACTCCACCATGTGTTCGCTTGATTTGATTATATTTTTCTAGATTTTTAAGGTCTCTTCTAATAGTAGCATCATGCACATCAAATATAGTTGATAATTCGTGAACTGTTGCTGTTTTATTTTGCCTTAAATAATCGACTATATTCTGTTCTCTTTCAGCTGGCAACACTGTTAGCACCCCTAATTTGTGAATTTATTACATTATATCAAATATATAACTTTTTGTTAGAGGTTTTTAGTCCATAGACGTTTTGGCATTGTTTGGTAATTTGATGAAATATGTCAAAATTGAACTAAAGAAATAAAGTAATGCTAATATCCAAATGACACCTCTAGCTTCAACAACATCGATAAATAAATTTACAATCATAGGGCCAACAAACACAGGTAAACCAGCACCTAAATTCAATACCGCAAGTGCTGCCCCTTTATCTTTTTTAACAAGCGAAGGTACGAGAGCTGAAAGTGGGACATAAGCTGCTAAAAATGCTCCCCATAAAACACCTACTACAGTAAGGATAACCAAATTCCCATCTGTCCATAAAGGAATATAACCGATTAATAGTGTTGTTATACCACATCCTACACCGCCAAATAGCATAATTGTATTTCTCCATCCAAACTTATCTCCAACGATACCAAAAATAAGATTAAATGCGATATTTGATATAAAAATTCCAGACCAGACACCTAACCATTTTGAAGTCGGAATACCAAATGAAGCAAGGTAAATAGGTAAGAATACTGGAAATGCAAATTGAGCTGTTGTATTAATGATTCGTACGATACCACCTAATAATACTTTGGGCTCGTCTTTCATAATTGTAATACCTTTTAAAAGTTCAGCTACTTTTTCTTTGGAGTTACCTTTATTCGCTGGTAGCGTATCTCTATTCACAAATAATGCAAACAGA
This region of Staphylococcus sp. IVB6240 genomic DNA includes:
- a CDS encoding DeoR/GlpR family DNA-binding transcription regulator, encoding MLPAEREQNIVDYLRQNKTATVHELSTIFDVHDATIRRDLKNLEKYNQIKRTHGGVVLQHDEVKDELNFHERESTHFTEKRNIGKKAATFVNEGDTIIIDSGSTTLQFAKHLINKQNLTIITNDIHIASILNSSQNKIIVTGGILYKDNYILNGHITDRTLADLNPTKLFLATPALHFEKGITHYSEELSPAKRIMVEQSKEIFLLADSSKFDKVSLHNICPISSIDVLITDDVNNAYNEEKYKIQVGQFIKV
- a CDS encoding MFS transporter, which produces MNTNLTVIGMPKKIIWGYIGILIFMMGDGLEIGWLSPWLHSHGFSIKETSMLFASYGVTIAISSWFSGVLAESLGGKKTMSLGLLLYVLGTIFFVGFAIPSENLALMIPAYALRGFGYPLFAYSFLVWISYRAEKKHLGAAVGWFWFVFTGGLNVLGALYSIVAIEVLGHINTLWSSLFWVLLGGLFALFVNRDTLPANKGNSKEKVAELLKGITIMKDEPKVLLGGIVRIINTTAQFAFPVFLPIYLASFGIPTSKWLGVWSGIFISNIAFNLIFGIVGDKFGWRNTIMLFGGVGCGITTLLIGYIPLWTDGNLVILTVVGVLWGAFLAAYVPLSALVPSLVKKDKGAALAVLNLGAGLPVFVGPMIVNLFIDVVEARGVIWILALLYFFSSILTYFIKLPNNAKTSMD